A part of Corynebacterium mustelae genomic DNA contains:
- a CDS encoding NAD(P)H-dependent glycerol-3-phosphate dehydrogenase has protein sequence MATVAVMGAGSWGTTLAKVFADAGSNVVLWARREEVADLINRNHRNPDYLTDIALPANLTATADYQQALQGADIVVLAVPSQTLRNNLTLWATSIPHTATVVSLAKGIEKGTYLRMSELIGEVAGIEKDRIAVLSGPNLAREIAEQQPAATVIACPDEKRAQLVQQAVGAPYFRPYTNTDVVGCEIGGACKNVIALACGMASGRGLGENTLASVITRGLAEITRLGVAMGADPRTFAGLAGLGDLVATCSSPLSRNRSFGHRLGQGGTLDQARQATHGQVAEGVTSSASIFELATSLGVEMPITQAVYGVCHKGLAVDDMVAALMGRTKKSE, from the coding sequence ATGGCAACAGTAGCGGTAATGGGAGCTGGTTCATGGGGAACAACACTGGCCAAAGTATTTGCCGATGCCGGAAGTAACGTCGTCTTGTGGGCCCGGCGTGAAGAGGTAGCTGACTTAATTAACCGCAATCACCGCAACCCTGACTACCTCACTGATATCGCACTGCCTGCTAACCTCACTGCAACAGCCGACTATCAGCAAGCGCTTCAAGGCGCCGATATTGTGGTGCTTGCTGTGCCTAGCCAGACTTTAAGAAACAACCTCACCTTGTGGGCTACATCTATCCCACACACCGCAACGGTTGTCAGCCTAGCCAAAGGTATAGAAAAGGGTACTTATTTGCGGATGAGTGAGTTGATTGGAGAGGTAGCGGGAATTGAAAAAGATCGGATTGCGGTTTTGTCTGGCCCAAACCTTGCCCGCGAAATAGCCGAGCAACAACCAGCAGCCACCGTCATAGCCTGTCCCGATGAAAAACGCGCACAGTTGGTGCAGCAAGCTGTGGGTGCGCCATACTTTCGTCCCTATACCAATACCGATGTCGTAGGTTGTGAGATTGGTGGCGCATGCAAAAACGTCATCGCCTTGGCGTGTGGCATGGCCTCTGGTCGAGGGCTGGGGGAGAACACCTTGGCATCCGTTATCACTCGGGGGTTGGCGGAAATCACCCGACTCGGAGTCGCTATGGGCGCTGACCCCCGTACCTTTGCAGGACTCGCAGGCCTTGGGGATTTGGTGGCGACTTGTTCGTCGCCGTTGTCACGTAACCGGAGTTTCGGGCATAGGCTCGGCCAAGGCGGCACCCTTGACCAAGCCAGGCAAGCTACCCACGGACAGGTGGCGGAGGGGGTAACGTCTTCTGCCTCAATCTTTGAATTAGCTACTAGTCTCGGTGTTGAAATGCCCATTACACAGGCGGTATATGGGGTGTGTCACAAGGGGCTTGCCGTTGACGACATGGTAGCTGCTTTGATGGGGCGGACGAAGAAATCGGAATAA
- a CDS encoding D-alanine--D-alanine ligase family protein encodes MSLLSDSSQPTKNRIKIAVIYGGRSSEHSVSCVSAGAIMAHLDPEVYEVFPIGITHDGTWTVGESDLEKLKTKDRVMPEVELKQEVFLSIEPKTKGQFRYIDGTIYAEVDVIFPVLHGLYGEDGTIQGMLELSGIPYVGSGVLSSACGMDKEYTKKLLAAEGLPVGKEVILRGEEQLTQADRNMLGLPVFVKPARGGSSIGISRVTNWEDFDAAVTEARRYDTKVIVESEIVGSEVECGVLERSDGTLVTSVPAQLVDTNSGDEGFYGFDTKYLDDVVTALIPAPLDEATTTLIQSLALEAFKALNCVSLARVDFFVTAAGPVLNEINTMPGFTPISMYPQVFAATGISYEELLDTLIQRALTLGEH; translated from the coding sequence ATGAGCCTACTTTCTGATTCTTCTCAACCAACCAAAAACCGCATTAAAATAGCCGTAATCTACGGCGGTCGCAGCTCCGAACACTCGGTATCTTGCGTATCTGCAGGTGCGATCATGGCGCACCTCGACCCTGAGGTTTACGAAGTTTTTCCCATCGGTATCACCCATGACGGAACCTGGACGGTAGGCGAGTCAGACTTAGAAAAGCTCAAAACCAAAGACCGGGTCATGCCTGAGGTGGAATTAAAACAAGAAGTATTTCTATCGATCGAGCCCAAAACCAAAGGCCAGTTCCGCTATATCGACGGCACCATCTATGCGGAAGTTGACGTGATTTTCCCTGTTCTGCACGGCCTTTACGGCGAAGACGGAACAATCCAAGGCATGCTTGAACTTTCAGGCATTCCCTATGTCGGATCCGGGGTACTTTCTTCAGCCTGTGGCATGGACAAGGAATATACGAAGAAACTATTGGCGGCTGAAGGGTTGCCGGTTGGAAAAGAAGTGATCTTGCGCGGTGAGGAGCAATTAACCCAAGCGGATAGGAACATGCTGGGTTTGCCAGTATTTGTTAAACCGGCCCGGGGTGGTTCTTCCATCGGAATTTCCCGAGTAACCAATTGGGAAGATTTCGATGCCGCAGTCACAGAAGCCCGCAGGTACGACACGAAGGTCATCGTCGAATCAGAAATCGTTGGCTCCGAAGTTGAATGTGGTGTTTTGGAACGTTCTGATGGAACGCTGGTTACCTCTGTTCCCGCCCAATTGGTTGATACCAATTCCGGTGATGAAGGTTTTTACGGTTTTGACACTAAATACCTGGACGATGTTGTTACAGCCCTCATTCCGGCGCCTCTTGATGAAGCGACAACCACCCTTATCCAATCGTTGGCATTGGAGGCATTCAAGGCGCTTAACTGTGTAAGTTTGGCCCGGGTGGATTTCTTCGTCACTGCGGCAGGCCCAGTCTTAAATGAAATAAACACCATGCCTGGTTTTACTCCAATCTCGATGTACCCGCAGGTTTTTGCCGCAACCGGAATAAGTTACGAGGAGCTCCTAGATACCTTGATCCAGCGTGCACTAACGTTAGGCGAACACTAG
- a CDS encoding DUF3515 domain-containing protein — MSTEDSSFNKTPIIIALILGLLLVVGVLVGAKVVFDKAALQPVAMATLDTPEAASEECAQFVAALPDTVVGHRRVGIAPPVPPGAAAWKSSSVEQVTVRCGVQLPFQYTALSTLDDVAGTSWLTVVDATPGSSMRTMYAVNRNKVIAVTTDAQGLGSYSPADIAADLAPAIEILATSSPSPHPIPLSSLDSDPAAAQQCADLFSDLPESIGTETRYTRVTDISLPDHMAAWRARDHEPIVLRCGVGFPENYAAGARLHQVNELAWFEDTVLGNGTTAATWYPVGRDINIAVSMPQAIGNPALVSLGEVIVTHTRESQQ, encoded by the coding sequence ATGAGCACTGAGGATTCTTCGTTTAACAAAACCCCCATCATTATTGCCCTCATTCTCGGGCTGTTATTGGTGGTTGGTGTATTAGTTGGCGCCAAGGTGGTTTTCGATAAGGCGGCATTGCAGCCGGTAGCGATGGCTACGTTGGATACACCGGAGGCAGCATCCGAAGAATGCGCTCAGTTTGTAGCGGCGCTTCCAGATACAGTTGTCGGCCATCGTCGGGTTGGTATTGCGCCTCCGGTTCCTCCTGGGGCGGCGGCTTGGAAGTCGTCGTCTGTGGAGCAGGTTACGGTGCGGTGTGGGGTGCAGTTGCCGTTCCAGTACACCGCGTTATCTACGCTTGACGACGTCGCAGGCACGTCATGGCTCACCGTTGTTGACGCCACCCCAGGTTCGTCGATGCGCACGATGTATGCGGTTAATCGGAATAAGGTTATCGCGGTCACCACCGATGCTCAGGGGTTGGGATCGTATTCTCCTGCTGATATAGCCGCCGACTTGGCACCAGCTATTGAGATATTAGCGACCTCCTCACCGTCGCCGCATCCGATTCCGCTTTCGTCACTTGATAGTGATCCGGCAGCTGCACAACAGTGCGCTGATCTTTTTTCTGATCTTCCGGAGTCGATTGGCACTGAAACCCGTTATACTCGCGTGACGGATATTTCACTACCCGATCACATGGCAGCGTGGCGGGCGCGCGATCATGAACCCATCGTTTTGCGCTGTGGGGTTGGTTTTCCCGAAAACTATGCGGCGGGCGCGCGCCTGCACCAAGTCAATGAACTCGCATGGTTTGAAGATACGGTACTTGGCAATGGCACCACTGCTGCCACCTGGTATCCGGTGGGGCGAGACATTAACATCGCGGTTTCCATGCCTCAAGCCATCGGCAATCCTGCTTTAGTGAGTTTGGGTGAAGTGATAGTCACACACACCCGGGAAAGTCAGCAATAG
- a CDS encoding thiamine-phosphate kinase, which yields MVRIVKTKKPTCAEVGEQAVIEAIIKQAPCTRNGDDAAVLDYLAPNSRPVISTDMLVEGRHFRRDWSSPAEIGRKAITQNFADVEAMGARPVAVLLALSIPSYTRLDFVSELARGIAERMDDYGGELVGGDVTDGDSIVISITGIGQLGGSLPALRLDHARPGQAVVATGDIGESAAGYALLNRFGRSGVPAKFDSLIQAHCAATVPPGRGFVARSAGVTAMTDNSDGLIHDVHTMAKKSGVTINLHSTAITPNPLIIEAAELLDIDPWQFVLAGGEDHTLIGTTFGPAPTGFREIGTVVRHNSMGETTVDNKTPLYTSGWGSF from the coding sequence GTGGTGCGCATCGTTAAAACCAAAAAACCCACCTGCGCGGAAGTCGGCGAGCAGGCCGTCATAGAAGCCATCATCAAGCAAGCGCCATGTACCCGAAACGGTGACGACGCCGCTGTACTAGACTACCTAGCACCCAATTCCCGGCCGGTTATATCCACCGACATGTTAGTCGAAGGACGCCACTTCAGGCGCGATTGGTCCAGCCCAGCAGAGATCGGCAGGAAAGCGATAACCCAAAACTTCGCCGATGTGGAAGCAATGGGCGCCAGACCCGTCGCAGTCCTGCTTGCCCTTTCCATCCCCAGCTACACCCGACTCGATTTCGTCAGCGAACTAGCCCGCGGAATCGCAGAACGCATGGATGATTACGGTGGTGAACTCGTAGGCGGCGACGTCACCGACGGCGACAGCATCGTTATCTCCATCACCGGAATCGGCCAACTAGGTGGATCACTTCCGGCGCTTCGGCTCGATCACGCACGACCCGGCCAAGCAGTGGTTGCCACCGGCGACATTGGGGAATCAGCAGCAGGCTACGCCTTATTAAATCGCTTCGGTCGCAGTGGCGTGCCAGCAAAATTCGACTCGCTCATCCAAGCCCACTGCGCGGCCACCGTTCCACCAGGCCGCGGCTTCGTAGCGCGCTCAGCAGGAGTAACCGCAATGACCGACAATTCTGATGGACTCATTCACGACGTCCACACCATGGCAAAAAAATCCGGTGTCACAATCAACCTACACTCAACAGCCATTACACCTAACCCCTTGATTATTGAGGCTGCCGAATTACTCGACATCGACCCATGGCAATTTGTTTTGGCCGGTGGGGAGGACCACACACTCATCGGCACAACTTTTGGGCCAGCGCCCACCGGTTTTCGAGAAATTGGGACCGTAGTACGTCATAATTCAATGGGAGAAACAACCGTCGACAATAAAACACCGCTGTACACCAGCGGTTGGGGAAGTTTTTAA
- a CDS encoding uracil-DNA glycosylase, with protein MLHAAAGKYFETLEIHPSWQKILEPVADDINKIGEFLAAEASAGIDVFPPEADRWRAFRQPFEEVKVLIVGQDPYPTPGHAMGLSFSLKPDVRPLAKSLINIFKELESDLGVPRPNNGDLSGWSNQGVMLLNRVLSVRGGAKQAGSHRNKGWEKITDTVIDGLVSRNTPLVAILWGKDAQSLAPALAASSRVRIIQSPHPSPLSASRGFFGSKPFSNTNQYLTEMGASPVQWQL; from the coding sequence ATGCTGCACGCCGCCGCTGGCAAATACTTCGAAACACTTGAAATCCATCCCAGCTGGCAGAAAATCCTCGAACCTGTTGCCGACGATATCAACAAGATAGGGGAGTTCCTCGCCGCTGAAGCCAGCGCCGGAATCGACGTATTCCCACCCGAAGCCGATCGGTGGCGCGCATTCCGCCAACCATTCGAAGAAGTCAAGGTTCTTATCGTCGGACAAGACCCCTACCCAACACCGGGACACGCCATGGGATTGTCATTTTCACTCAAACCAGACGTACGCCCCCTGGCCAAAAGCCTCATCAATATCTTCAAAGAATTAGAATCCGACCTAGGGGTGCCCCGCCCAAACAACGGTGACTTAAGCGGCTGGAGCAACCAAGGTGTCATGCTCTTAAACCGCGTCCTATCAGTACGCGGCGGCGCTAAACAAGCAGGCAGTCACCGCAATAAAGGCTGGGAAAAAATAACAGACACCGTGATTGACGGACTAGTATCACGCAACACACCACTAGTTGCCATCCTATGGGGCAAAGACGCCCAGAGCCTGGCACCAGCCCTGGCGGCCTCATCACGCGTGCGGATAATACAATCTCCACACCCCTCACCGCTTTCAGCAAGCCGGGGCTTCTTCGGCTCCAAACCATTTAGTAACACCAACCAATACCTCACCGAAATGGGGGCCTCACCAGTTCAGTGGCAACTGTAA
- a CDS encoding DAK2 domain-containing protein encodes MANVEYLDGPGLHRWAKRAVSELVARRSEINKLNVFPVPDADTGSNMAHTMETALAEVEKLDDTSLADVTAVASALAVGSVKGARGNSGVVLSQVLRGLAQAVTHGRIDGACVIKALDTANSFVRKAITEPVEGTVITVLRAAAIAAQQSTSPRLSDVVTQATAAAQTALAKTPSQLPALREAGVVDAGGKGLVVLLESLRAELTTTHTPHTETTTARKNHPTATKPPTPEPTHTPQSINSHHPSSIYMLGQLTNARIVGVVGHHTRSTPRHREFGQPGELATLLTNNSNNTPQVVTVAPTHTTTTPPATRTPEKTTTTDDNLPTKSTNSPYHDNTNKERKPQPGNPTTKNPATHVQTAKQAAQRTEAKDSKPQRSQEHPQQTADYRAGQYMEVMFFIENANLEEIRHALKDSGDSLIIAPISETSGTVHIHTTSAAAIVELAYQLGRVSNLHFEVLPTPKQQSASYDVKRHVIAVAPAGALADLYEEAGAMVVERETDTSDIVTTIAAAVWAAGSDEVILLPNGLLSKTELISVEKSSHAFDTSITILRTGSLLKGLVALAVHDPHQPLAVDAYVMGETVADIQTAVIEKAHDGLVVRIESEVRTVTETLTNAAVSASKSLVATCARNSAAAEQITVLVDDTAAADFNESELIAELGIDVVCYRVQGLGVLIEIGVE; translated from the coding sequence ATGGCAAACGTTGAGTATCTAGACGGCCCCGGACTACACCGCTGGGCCAAACGGGCCGTATCCGAATTGGTTGCCCGCCGATCTGAGATCAATAAACTCAACGTTTTCCCCGTACCCGACGCCGACACTGGCTCCAACATGGCCCACACCATGGAGACCGCACTGGCCGAAGTAGAAAAACTCGATGACACATCGCTTGCCGACGTCACCGCAGTCGCCTCCGCGCTAGCCGTTGGCTCAGTCAAAGGCGCACGCGGCAACTCCGGGGTAGTACTCAGCCAAGTCCTACGCGGACTAGCACAAGCCGTCACCCACGGACGCATCGACGGGGCCTGCGTGATCAAAGCATTAGACACCGCCAATTCATTCGTTCGCAAGGCCATAACCGAGCCAGTTGAAGGAACCGTCATCACCGTACTGCGTGCCGCCGCCATCGCAGCACAACAATCCACCAGCCCACGGCTAAGCGACGTCGTAACCCAAGCAACCGCCGCCGCACAAACCGCACTTGCCAAAACCCCCTCCCAACTACCTGCCCTGCGCGAAGCAGGTGTAGTCGACGCTGGAGGAAAAGGGCTCGTCGTACTACTGGAATCACTACGAGCGGAACTAACCACCACCCACACCCCACACACCGAAACCACAACCGCCCGAAAAAACCATCCCACCGCAACCAAACCACCAACACCAGAACCCACCCACACCCCACAATCAATAAACTCTCACCACCCAAGCAGCATTTACATGCTGGGCCAATTAACTAACGCCCGGATTGTCGGGGTAGTAGGGCACCACACACGCAGCACACCACGCCACCGCGAATTCGGTCAACCTGGAGAACTAGCAACATTACTGACCAACAACTCCAACAACACACCGCAGGTAGTCACAGTTGCACCCACCCACACGACTACAACACCACCTGCGACCAGAACACCAGAAAAAACCACGACCACCGACGACAACCTGCCAACAAAATCCACCAACTCGCCCTACCACGACAACACCAACAAGGAACGAAAACCCCAGCCCGGCAACCCAACAACCAAAAACCCCGCTACACACGTCCAAACCGCCAAACAGGCAGCACAACGCACCGAAGCAAAAGATTCAAAACCACAGCGCTCTCAAGAACACCCTCAGCAAACCGCAGATTATCGCGCCGGGCAATACATGGAAGTGATGTTTTTCATTGAGAATGCCAATCTTGAGGAAATTCGTCATGCATTGAAAGATTCCGGTGACAGTCTGATAATTGCACCGATTTCCGAAACCTCTGGCACGGTTCATATCCACACCACGAGCGCGGCGGCGATTGTCGAATTGGCGTATCAGCTTGGTAGAGTATCGAATTTGCATTTTGAGGTACTGCCAACCCCTAAACAGCAATCTGCCTCCTACGACGTTAAGCGGCATGTAATCGCGGTGGCACCAGCCGGTGCCCTTGCTGATCTCTACGAAGAAGCAGGTGCGATGGTGGTGGAGCGGGAAACCGATACCAGTGATATTGTCACCACCATTGCTGCAGCTGTCTGGGCCGCAGGCAGCGATGAGGTAATCCTGTTGCCTAACGGACTACTTAGTAAAACTGAGCTTATAAGCGTGGAAAAATCCAGCCACGCCTTCGACACATCGATCACAATTTTGCGTACCGGATCCCTCCTTAAGGGTTTGGTTGCGCTTGCCGTCCATGATCCACACCAACCCCTGGCGGTCGATGCGTATGTAATGGGGGAAACGGTGGCGGATATTCAGACCGCTGTCATTGAAAAGGCACATGATGGACTTGTCGTGCGGATCGAAAGTGAAGTCCGCACGGTCACAGAAACCCTCACCAATGCGGCGGTTTCAGCGTCGAAAAGCTTAGTGGCAACCTGCGCCCGAAACAGTGCGGCGGCTGAACAAATTACGGTGCTTGTCGACGACACCGCTGCGGCAGATTTCAACGAGTCGGAATTGATCGCCGAACTCGGCATTGATGTCGTTTGTTACCGAGTCCAGGGGTTAGGTGTGCTTATTGAGATCGGGGTGGAATAA